A region of the Desulfovibrio desulfuricans genome:
GCCCCTCGTGCTTGTGGGCAAGGGCATCACTTTTGATACGGGTGGCATCAGCCTCAAGCCCGCCGCAAACATGCACCAGATGAAGGCCGACATGACCGGCGCCGCAACGGTGCTGGCCACGGTGGCGGCCCTTGCGCAGGAAGACGCGCCCCGCCGCGTGGTGGGCCTGCTGGCCTGCGCTGAAAACATGCCCGGTGGCCGCGCCATGCGCCCCGGCGATGTGGTGCGCGCCGCCAATGGCGACACCGTTGAAATCCAGAATACCGATGCGGAAGGCCGCCTTGCCCTGTGCGATGCGCTGGCCTATGCCCAAAAAACATGGGTTCCGGCTGCTGTGGTTGATATTGCTACCCTCACCGGGGCCTGCGCCGTTGCGCTGGGAACCCAGCTTGCGGGCCTGTTCAGCGACGATGCCGACCTTGCCGAGCGTATCCGCGCGGCAGGCGGCGCTTGCGGCGAAGAATACTGGCCCCTGCCGCTGTGGAAGCCCTATGTTGAATCGCTCAAAAGCGAAGTGGCCGATATTTGCCACATGGGCCCGCGCGAAGGCGGGGCCATCAACGCCGCGCTCTTTTTGCAACACTTTATTCAAGAGGGCGTGCGCTGGGCCCATCTGGACATTGCCGGGGTAGACTGGGCCGCCAAGGCCACACCCCTTGCTCCGGCAGGGCCCACGGCCTTTGGCGCGCGTACGCTGCTCGATCTCGCCAGGGGAGGCGTATAATGAAGGTATTTCTCATCGGAGCCGGACCCGGCGATCCGGGCCTGCTGACCATCAAGGGGCGTGACGCCCTGGCCGCCGCCGATGTGGTGGTATACGACGCCCTGGCAAACGACAGCCTGCTCTCTTACGCCCGCCCCGATGCGGAAAAAATCTATGTGGGCAAGGTGGCGGGCAACCACGCCCTGCCGCAGGATCAGATCAACGCCCTTCTGGTGGACAAGGCCAAGGAAGGCAACGTTGTGGCCCGCCTGAAAGGCGGCGACCCATATATCTTTGGGCGCGGCGGCGAAGAAGGCGAAGAGCTGGCGGCTGCAGGCATTCCCTTTGAAGAAGTGCCAGGCATCAGCAGCACCATAGCCGCCCCCGCCTATGCGGGCATTCCCGTGACTCACAGGGATTTTGCCTCTTCCGTGACCATTATCACCGGGCACGAAAATCCCGACAAGCCAGGCTCCGTGCACAACTGGGAGGCCCTTGCCGCCAGCGCCTCCACTCTGGTTTTTGTGATGGGCATGAAAAACCTGCCCGACATCGCCCGCAACCTGCTTGAAGCCGGCATGGACCCGCACACTCCGGCGGCGCTTATCTATCGCGGCACCACGCCCTACCAGCGCAGCCTTGTGGATACCCTGGCCCGTCTGCCTCAGGCTGCGGTAGAAGCCAAATTCACCAATCCTTCGGTCATTCTTGTGGGCAAGGTTGCCGGCCTGCGCGACACCCTTGGCTGGTTTGAGAAAAAGCCGCTGTTTGGCCGCAGCATTGTTGTGACCCGCGCGCGCGAGCAGGCCAGCGGCCTCGCCCAGAGCCTTACGGCGCTGGGGGCCGAGGTCATCCAGTGCCCCACCATTGAAATCAGCCCTCTGGCCGATTATGCGGAACTTGACGCGGCTCTGGGTAATCTTGCCAGCTACCGCTGGGTTATCTTTACCTCGGTCAACGGCGTAAAGCACTTCTGGCTGCGGCTGGCAAAGGCGGGCAAGGACAGCCGCGCGCTCGGCAACTGCAAGGTGGCCGCCATCGGCCCCGCCACAGCCGATGCCCTGACCGAGCGCGGCATCACCCCCGATTTCATTCCCGAGCGCTACATGGCCGAGGGTGTGCTTGAAGGGCTGCTGACCCTTGAAAACGGCAACGTGGCAGGCATGCGCTTTTTGCTGCCCCGCGCCGCCAAGGCCCGCGAAGTGCTGCCCGAAGAACTGCGCAAGGCAGGGGCCGTGGTGGACGTTATTTCCGCCTACGAAACCGTACCCGCCGCGCACAAAAGGGACGAAGTGCTCGAGCGCATCAACGCTGGCACCCTGAACTGCGTGACCTTCGGCTCCTCCTCCACGGTGGAGAACTTCCTCTCCCTTATCCCGGCTGCAATCCTCAAGATGCACCCGGAAGTGAAGCTGGCCGCCATCGGCCCGGTAACGGCAGAAACGCTGCAAAAAAACGGCCTTACCTGCAACATCATGCCCATGGATTACACCATCCCGGCACTGGTGGACGCCCTGAAAACGTACTTTGCGAGATAAGACATGCCCCTGAATATCGCCATACTGGCCTCCGGCAGCGGCACTAACGCTCAGGCCATGATCGACAAGGCCGCCCAGGGCGTGCTGGACGTGAACATTGCCCTGATCGTCTGCAACCGCCCCGGTGCGGGCGTTGTGAGCCGTGCGGAAAAGGCGGGCATTCCCTGCCTTGTACTGGATCACACAAGCTTTCCCGATCGCGCGAGCTTTGACGCCCGTATGGTTGAAGCCCTGCGCGAAGCCGGGACGGAGCTTGTGGTGCTGGCGGGCTATATGCGGCTGCTGACCCCGGTATTCCTTGAGGCATTTGCCGGAAGGGTCATCAACATCCACCCGGCGCTGCTGCCAAGCTTTCCCGGCGTGCACGGCGGTGCCGATGCCGTCAATTACGGCGTCAAGGTTTCCGGCTGCACCGTGCATTTTGTGGAAGAAAAGGTGGACAGCGGCCCGGTGCTGATTCAGGCCGTTGTGCCGGTCAACGCTGGCGAAAGCGAGGACGACCTCATGAGCCGCATCCATGTGATGGAGCACCGCATCTATCCTCAGGCAATCCAATGGCTGGCTCAGGGCCGTATAGATGTGCAGGGGCGGCAGGTGCACCTCAAGCCCGGCAACAGCCCCCGTGCGCCGCACGATGGCGACTGGCTCGTATGGCCGCCGCTGGAACAGGGGTTCTAGCTGCTGCCAGCATAAGCTCTTGAACGACATGATGAGGAGGCTCTTTTATCAAAGAGTCTCCTTTTTTTGACTGTTCTCAAAACATGCGGCGCTGAAAGTTCCGCCGCGGCCCATCCTTGTACCCGCCGCCCCGACCGATTTCATTACTTACAAAAGTTTCAAAACTTACAAATCAAGAATCCGCGTTGCTCTGGCGCGATTTGGTGTGTTATTTTTCACTATCAACAGAGCATACTTTTATTCTTTGCTCAATCAATCAGTTTTTTGCCGTCCTTTCCGGCACAAGTAATTTCTTGCACAACCGCTGGAAATGACGGCAAATCCACCTACTTTTGAGGAAACCCTTATGACGCAGCAGTTTACCCGCAGAAAATTTCTGCAATCGGCCTGCATCACCATCAGCGCGCTGACGGTGAACATGAGCGGCATTGAAAAAGCTCTTGCCGCAGCCGCTGGTGTCGGCCCCCTGGCCACCTGCGACATCCTGATCATCGGATCGGGTGGCGCTGGCCTGCGAGCCGCCGTGGCAGCCCTGCAAAAAAATCCCAAACTCAACGTGGTTGTGGTCAGCAAGTGCATGCCCTCGCGCAGCGCCACCTGTATGGCCGAAGGCGGCATCAACGGCGTCACCGATTTCAGCAAGGGTGACTCCTACGAGCTGCACTGCTTTGATACCGTGAAGGGCGGCGACTATCTGGTTGACCAGGAATCCACGCTCAAATTCTGCGAGCAGGCAGGCCCCGCCATCCTTGAACTGGATTATCTGGGCATGCCCTTCTCGCGCACGGCTGAAGGCAAGGTCAAGGCCCGTCCCTTTGGCGGCGCGTCCAAGGTGCGTTGCAACTACTCCGCCGACAAGACCGGCCACATCGTTGCCCACACCTGCCTGGACGATGCCCTGAGCCACGGCGTCAAATTCCTCATGGATCACGAGCTGCTTGACGTGGCCGTGGATAATGGCCGCTGCGAAGGCGCCGTGCTGCGCAACATCCGCACCGGCGAAATCGCCCCTGTGCGCGCCAAGGCCGTGGTGCTTGCCACCGGCGGCTATACCCGCATTTTCTGGAACCGCACCTCCACACCCTACATTGCCACAGGAGACGGCGTAGCCGCTGCCCTGCGCGCAGGCATTCCCTTTAAGGATGCCGAAATGGTGCAGTTCCACCCCACGGGCGTGGTGCACGGCGGCGTGCTGATCACCGAAGCGGCTCGCGGCGAAGGCGGCTACCTGCTCAACAACAAGGGGGAGCGCTTCATGAAGGACTACGCCCCCGCCAAGATGGAACTTGGACCCCGTGACATCGTGGCCCGCGCCATCGAGACGGAAATCCGCGAGGGTCGTGGCTACGGACAGGGGCTGGAAGCCTATGTGCTGCTTGACCTGAGGCACCTCGGCAAGGAAAAGATCGTCCACGATCTGCCGCAGATTCGCCACGTGGGCAAGCTTTTTGAAAATATCGACCTTGTGGACAAGCCCATGGTCATCCGCCCCACGGCCCACTACTCTATGGGCGGCATTGACGTGAATACCTTTGACGACATGGCCACGGTTGTGCCCGGTCTGTTTGCCGCTGGTGAAGCTTCGTGCGTGTCCATCCACGGCGCAAACCGCCTTGGCGGCAACTCGCTGGCCGATGCGGTGGTGACGGGCAAAATCGCCGGTAACGGCGCGGCGGCCTTTGCCAGCCATGCCGATTTTGGCGCGGGCAAGCGCCTCACCGATCTGACCGCCCGCTGGCAGGATCGCTTCCGCAACACCACCAACGGGGGCGATGCCAAGCAGATGTACGCCATCCGCGAAGAAATGGGCGCACAACTCTGGGACAACATGGGTATTTTCCGCACCCAGTCCAAGCTCGACACCCTGAGCAGCACCCTGGCCGACCTGCGTTCGCGCTACGACGCCCTGCGCGTCCCCAACGCCAACCCCGTCTACAATACGGTGTTCACCGAATATGTGGAGCTGGGCAACATGCTGCAACTGGCCCAGGCCGCCTGCCTTGCCGCCTCAGAGCGCAAGGAATCGCGCGGCGCGCACACCCGCGAGGACTTCCCCAAGCGTGACGATGCCAACTTCCTCAAGCACAGCATGGTCACCATGGACGACAGCGGCAAAATGCGCATGGGCTGGAAAGAAGTGGAAATCACCAAATTCAAGCCTGAGGAGCGGAAGTACTAATGCCCACCATCATCATTGACCGCTTTGACGGCAAAAACAGTTTTGAGCAGAGCTACAAACTTGATCCGGCGGACGTGGCGGGCAAGACCGTGCTCAACACCCTGCTGTTCATCAAGCAGACCCAGGATCCCACGCTGAACTTCACGGCCTCCTGCCGCTGCGCCATCTGCGGCGCGTGCGCCGTGCGCGTCAACGGGCATGCGGTTCTGGCCTGCGACACCAAGATGGACGACCTCGCCAAAACCTATGGTTCAGACACCTTCCACATCTCGCCCCTGGCGAACTTCAAGGTTATTTCCGACCTGGTTGTGGACTGGGAACCCGCCATGGAAAACCTGCGCAAAGTGCATCCGGGCATGGTGGCAAAATCCGAATTCTCCATGAAGGAAGGCTGCCGCCAGAACCAGAAGGAATTCGACCGCATCATCAAGCAGTGGGACTGCATCCTCTGCGGCGCGTGCGCCTCTGAGTGCAACAAGCTCAGCGCCGACCGCAGCGACTACATGGAACCCTTTGTCTTCACCCACGCATGGCGCGTGGCCAACGATTCGCGCTCCAAGGATCCCCTGCTGCACGGCAAGCCTGCAGTGGCGGGCGGCCTGTGGAACTGCGTGCATTGTCAGGAATGCGCCAGCCGCTGCCCCAAGGGCATCAGCGCCGCCGACGACATCGCCGGCCTGCGGGCCATGGTCATGGCCAAGGGCATGACCGACGGCGTTGGCCCGGCCCACGCCAAGTCGTTCTACACCGATCTGGTGGAAAATTCCGGCCGCCTCAACGAAGTGCGCCTTGCCCTGCGCACCGAAGGCATCAGCACCATTGCCCGCGCGGGCATGGCTGTGACCCTGCTGCGCCAGGGCAAGATGAACCCGCTTGAGGCCTTTGGCGGCGAAACCATTGAAGGGCATGATGCCCTGGTGAAGATGATTCAGGCGGCCCATGCCGCAGAAAAGGAGTAGCCGTATGCAGACCGAATTCGCCTTTTTTCCCGGCTGCGTGCTGACTCAGGCCGCCAAGGAATCCAAGATGGCTCTTGAGGCCGTGGCCCCAAGGCTTGGCATCAAACTCAAGGAAATCCCCGGCTGGAGTTGCTGCGGCGCTTCCCAGGCTCAGGATGTGGACCCCGTGGCGACCCTGGTTGCCAATGCCCGCAACATTGCCCTGGCCGAAAAAATGGGCCTGCCCGTGCTGACCTCGTGCAGCACCTGCCTGCTCATGCTGCGCCGCGCCAAGGCAGAACTTGACGGCGGCAAAAAGGACCGTATCAACACCTTTCTTGCCAAGGGCAACATGACCTATCACGGCACCAGCGAAGTCACCAGCCTGCTCTGGGTTCTGGCGCAAAACGCCCAGACCCTCAAGACCAAGGTGACCAAGCCGCTTACGGGTCTTAAAGTGGCGGCTTTTTATGGCTGTCACAGCTTGCGGCCCGAATCCTCCCTTGGCTTTGAAAGCTCGGTGAATCCCTCGAGCTTTGAAACCGTGGTGGCCGCCCTTGGCGGGCAGACGGTTCCCTTTGCCAAGCGGCTGGACTGCTGCGGCTTCCACGCCGTGTACCCGGCGGAAAAATCCGTCATGCGCATGACCAGCCAGATTGTGGACAGCGCCGCTACCTCCGGCGCGGCCTGCATCGTAACCCCCTGCCCGCTCTGCCAGATGCAGCTCGACATTTATCAGGAAGCAGCGCAGGATATAGCCAAGTCAAAAGCCCGTGTACCCGTGCTGCACCTTTCGCAGCTGGTGGGCCTTGCCCTGGGTATTCCCGGCAAGGAACTGGGCCTCGACTACAACGTGATTGACGCCACCAAGATGGGCTAACCAGCCCTTTTCATAGTGACAAGAGGCGGCCCCTACCCCTGGCCGCCCCATGCGCGCCCCCTCTCGTGTCCCTACCCGAGAGGGGGTTGCGCGTTAAACAATCGCAAACCGTTCAATACAAGAAGGCCCTCTCCCATTGACTGACCAATGGGAGAGGGCCTTCAACATTTTCAGCGATAAGCGGCGCTAGCCCCAGGCTTCAGTCACCAGATCATACAGTTTGACGGAAAGCACCTTGAGGTCGGGCTTGGTGTACTGCACATCAGCCCCCACAACCGCGCACTTCTTGGCCAACGCCTCGTTGATCATGGAAGAGAAGATGGCCACTGGCAGTTTTTTAAGGACTCTTTCTTCCTTGATGTGTTTGCACAGGGCCAAGCCGTCCATACCAGGCATTTCAATGTCAGTGATGACACCGTGAACGAAATCGGAAATGGGGCGATCTTCGGCTTCGCAGCGGTCGCGCAGAACCTTCAGGTAATCCCAGGCTTCCTGGCCGTTGACCTTCTGCGTCACCGTGAAGCGGCCTTCCTTGTTGAGCAGGTCAAGCAGCAGGCTACGGATACTGCTTGAATCGTCCACGTGCAGGATATTGTAGGTCTTTTCACCGCTGTGGCGCATGTCTGAGGCGTCAAAGCGCATGGCCATGGCCGGATGCAGTTCGGCTACAATGGCTTCAAGATCCAGCAAAAAGATCACGCGCTCTTCCAGCCGCACCACGCCCGTTACCGAGCTGCGGCTCACATTCTGCAAAAACTGCCCCGGCGCTTCCACGTCCGTCCAGCTCAGCCGATAGATGCGGTTGACCCCCGACACCAGAAAGCCCGTACACACGCCGTTAAATTCGGTGACGATAACCTTGGCGTCTTCGTTTTCAATGGGCCCGCTGCCCAGAAACTGGGCCATATCAATCAGCGGCACCACACGGCCATTGCGGTGCAGAAACGCGCCCAAAAGTGCTTTATGGCGCATTTCCGGCATGGCAGTCACTGGCTGGCGACGGCCAATTTCAACCACCTTGGCCACGTTAAGGCCATAGTGGGCTTCGTAACCGTCCTGGTTGACGAAAAATTCCACAATTTCCAGCTCATTGGTGCCGGTTTCCAGCAGGATGTTGGTCTGCGCCATGGAAATGCTCTCCGTTGGGCCGAAGCCCGTTAATGTCGGACGGCAGACCTGAACTTGTTTGCTGCCAGCCGGTGAGCGAAGCTTACGCTGACTCTCTTATCGGTTGCCAAGTGCAAATATTTAGCCATGCAGGCCGAAAAGACAGTTTTTTTCATATTTTTCTGTTTCGCACAAAACGGGGAACATATCAAACTGAGCGCATTGGCATTGAAAATACCGTCATAAATCAGGTGCAAAGCCAGCTTGCCAGCCGTTTATATTCCCTGAAACAACCGCGTTGACATGTAGCGTTCGCCCGTGTCGCAGACAAAGGTAACAATATTCTTGTCCTGCATTTCTGGCCGCGCCGCAAGATCAAGGGCCGCGCGCACGTTGGAGCCTGTGGATATGCCCGCCATGATGCCGTTTTCCATGAGCAGACGGGCGGTTCTTATGGCTTCCTCGCCGTCCATCTGGATAATCTCGTCCAAAAGCGCACGGTCAAGGATGGCTGGCACAAAGTCAGCGCCAATACCCTGAATAAGATGAGGGCCGGGTTTGCCGCCCGAGAGCACCGGCGAGGCGGCTGGCTCAACGGCAACCACCCTGAAGCCGGGGATGCGCTCCTTGAGGTACCTGCCCACGCCAGTGATGGTCGAGCCGGAGCCAACGCCCGCAACCAGCACGTCCATCTTGCCCACGCTGTCCTTGAAAATTTCCGGTCCGGTGGTCTTGTAGTGAGCCACCACAGCCTGTGGATTGGTAAACTGGCCAAGAACAAAGGCATCCTGTTCTTCGGCAATGCGCTTTGCAGCGGCCACAGCGCCGCTCATGCCCTGTTCCGCCGGGGTGAGTACAAGCTCTGCGCCCAGCGCCCGCAGCAGGTTGCGGCGCTCAACGCTCATGGATTCGGGCATGGTCAGTATGCAGCGAAAACCACGTACCGAGGCAACCAGAGCCATACCAATGCCCATATTGCCGCTGGTGGCCTCCACCAGCACCCCGCCCGGTTCTACGCGCCCTTCTTCCAGAGCTTCGCCAACAAGGTGAAAGGCCACACGATCCTTGATGGAACCGCCGGGATTGCGGTTTTCAAGCTTCAGCCAGACCGTGCCGGGCAGGTCGCGTGAAAGATCAAGCCGCAGCATTGGGGTGTTGCCAATGGTTTGCAAAATGCTGGTTAACATGAAAACATATGCCTCACAGTAAAAAATGCCAGGAAATCCGGCTCGATGGCAGATATTCGCTTTACAATGGAAAAGTTTTGCTTAACTCTTTACACATAACCATAGAAGAATCCGTTCACATTGGCAATTTTCGTTCTGGCCGCCCCAACAGCCCATCCAGGGAGGATACCATGAAGATTCTGCAAGTGACCACTGTGTTCATAGCCCTTGTTATTGCACTTTCCGGTGGGCTTGCCCACGCCAAGGCAGACACAGTTGCGCTGTATACCGAAGCCGTCATGACAGGCGACATCCCGGCCCTTGAAACCCTGTTGGCCCCCAACTACTGGCATATCAACGCCAACGGGCACATTGAGGACAAAGAACACTTCATCAATACCATCAAGAACAAGGAACTGGTCATTGACCGGCTGACCTTCACCAATGCCCGCACTGCCCTGATCAGCGACGCCAAGCTCATCACCGGCACAGGCTACCTCAAGGCCAAGGCCACGCCCGCGCTGCCCGAAGGCCTCATGCGCATTACCGTGGTGGTCATCACCAACAAGGGGCGCGAACAGGTAGTGCTGTTCCAGGCTACACCTGTGATCGCCACCGAAGACTGCAATGACGGCAACTGCAAGATCCAGTAAGGTTAAAAATACATATTGGCCCGCACAGGGCCATCAGGCCGGGAGCAGATGCCCCGGCCTTTTTGTGCGGAATTGATGAATGGGCAGAAGAATAAAAAGCCGCCCCTGTCAGCAGGGGCGGCTTTTAAACGTAACCCGGGGTATGGCGGGGCCGGATTTCGCGTGGTGGGAAAGATCACGACAGTTACAACTCTGCAACTGAATTTTTTATATTAGCGGATGTTTCTGACCAGGGAACCCCCAGCAATTACTTGAGCCAGAAGCGAACCCTAGGCAGGCGAAACTTCAAAGTTTGCCGCCACCTTCACCCTGTCGCCCACAATGGCTGCCGGGATGTTGGGGCCAATACCAAAGTCGCTTCGATTCACCTCGCCAGTGATGCTGAAAGACTGCGTTTCCTTGTTATTGATGGGGTTGGTGATGCGGTCGCTGGCTGTGATGTTGAACGTCACTTCTCGCGCCGTACCACGCATTTCGAGCAGACCAGTGATGGTTCCGGCATGATCCGGCCCAAGGCGCACAGACGAACTCTGGAAGGTAACTTCGGGGTGCTGCGCCACATCAAAAAAGTCCGGCGAGCGCAAATGCTCATCGCGCGCATGCACGTGTGTATCAATGCTCACAGCCTTGGCCG
Encoded here:
- the cobA gene encoding uroporphyrinogen-III C-methyltransferase, with amino-acid sequence MKVFLIGAGPGDPGLLTIKGRDALAAADVVVYDALANDSLLSYARPDAEKIYVGKVAGNHALPQDQINALLVDKAKEGNVVARLKGGDPYIFGRGGEEGEELAAAGIPFEEVPGISSTIAAPAYAGIPVTHRDFASSVTIITGHENPDKPGSVHNWEALAASASTLVFVMGMKNLPDIARNLLEAGMDPHTPAALIYRGTTPYQRSLVDTLARLPQAAVEAKFTNPSVILVGKVAGLRDTLGWFEKKPLFGRSIVVTRAREQASGLAQSLTALGAEVIQCPTIEISPLADYAELDAALGNLASYRWVIFTSVNGVKHFWLRLAKAGKDSRALGNCKVAAIGPATADALTERGITPDFIPERYMAEGVLEGLLTLENGNVAGMRFLLPRAAKAREVLPEELRKAGAVVDVISAYETVPAAHKRDEVLERINAGTLNCVTFGSSSTVENFLSLIPAAILKMHPEVKLAAIGPVTAETLQKNGLTCNIMPMDYTIPALVDALKTYFAR
- the purN gene encoding phosphoribosylglycinamide formyltransferase, giving the protein MPLNIAILASGSGTNAQAMIDKAAQGVLDVNIALIVCNRPGAGVVSRAEKAGIPCLVLDHTSFPDRASFDARMVEALREAGTELVVLAGYMRLLTPVFLEAFAGRVINIHPALLPSFPGVHGGADAVNYGVKVSGCTVHFVEEKVDSGPVLIQAVVPVNAGESEDDLMSRIHVMEHRIYPQAIQWLAQGRIDVQGRQVHLKPGNSPRAPHDGDWLVWPPLEQGF
- the sdhA gene encoding 8-methylmenaquinol:fumarate reductase flavoprotein subunit, which encodes MTQQFTRRKFLQSACITISALTVNMSGIEKALAAAAGVGPLATCDILIIGSGGAGLRAAVAALQKNPKLNVVVVSKCMPSRSATCMAEGGINGVTDFSKGDSYELHCFDTVKGGDYLVDQESTLKFCEQAGPAILELDYLGMPFSRTAEGKVKARPFGGASKVRCNYSADKTGHIVAHTCLDDALSHGVKFLMDHELLDVAVDNGRCEGAVLRNIRTGEIAPVRAKAVVLATGGYTRIFWNRTSTPYIATGDGVAAALRAGIPFKDAEMVQFHPTGVVHGGVLITEAARGEGGYLLNNKGERFMKDYAPAKMELGPRDIVARAIETEIREGRGYGQGLEAYVLLDLRHLGKEKIVHDLPQIRHVGKLFENIDLVDKPMVIRPTAHYSMGGIDVNTFDDMATVVPGLFAAGEASCVSIHGANRLGGNSLADAVVTGKIAGNGAAAFASHADFGAGKRLTDLTARWQDRFRNTTNGGDAKQMYAIREEMGAQLWDNMGIFRTQSKLDTLSSTLADLRSRYDALRVPNANPVYNTVFTEYVELGNMLQLAQAACLAASERKESRGAHTREDFPKRDDANFLKHSMVTMDDSGKMRMGWKEVEITKFKPEERKY
- a CDS encoding succinate dehydrogenase/fumarate reductase iron-sulfur subunit, which produces MPTIIIDRFDGKNSFEQSYKLDPADVAGKTVLNTLLFIKQTQDPTLNFTASCRCAICGACAVRVNGHAVLACDTKMDDLAKTYGSDTFHISPLANFKVISDLVVDWEPAMENLRKVHPGMVAKSEFSMKEGCRQNQKEFDRIIKQWDCILCGACASECNKLSADRSDYMEPFVFTHAWRVANDSRSKDPLLHGKPAVAGGLWNCVHCQECASRCPKGISAADDIAGLRAMVMAKGMTDGVGPAHAKSFYTDLVENSGRLNEVRLALRTEGISTIARAGMAVTLLRQGKMNPLEAFGGETIEGHDALVKMIQAAHAAEKE
- the sdhE gene encoding 8-methylmenaquinol:fumarate reductase membrane anchor subunit — its product is MQTEFAFFPGCVLTQAAKESKMALEAVAPRLGIKLKEIPGWSCCGASQAQDVDPVATLVANARNIALAEKMGLPVLTSCSTCLLMLRRAKAELDGGKKDRINTFLAKGNMTYHGTSEVTSLLWVLAQNAQTLKTKVTKPLTGLKVAAFYGCHSLRPESSLGFESSVNPSSFETVVAALGGQTVPFAKRLDCCGFHAVYPAEKSVMRMTSQIVDSAATSGAACIVTPCPLCQMQLDIYQEAAQDIAKSKARVPVLHLSQLVGLALGIPGKELGLDYNVIDATKMG
- a CDS encoding chemotaxis protein; its protein translation is MAQTNILLETGTNELEIVEFFVNQDGYEAHYGLNVAKVVEIGRRQPVTAMPEMRHKALLGAFLHRNGRVVPLIDMAQFLGSGPIENEDAKVIVTEFNGVCTGFLVSGVNRIYRLSWTDVEAPGQFLQNVSRSSVTGVVRLEERVIFLLDLEAIVAELHPAMAMRFDASDMRHSGEKTYNILHVDDSSSIRSLLLDLLNKEGRFTVTQKVNGQEAWDYLKVLRDRCEAEDRPISDFVHGVITDIEMPGMDGLALCKHIKEERVLKKLPVAIFSSMINEALAKKCAVVGADVQYTKPDLKVLSVKLYDLVTEAWG
- the cysK gene encoding cysteine synthase A, coding for MLTSILQTIGNTPMLRLDLSRDLPGTVWLKLENRNPGGSIKDRVAFHLVGEALEEGRVEPGGVLVEATSGNMGIGMALVASVRGFRCILTMPESMSVERRNLLRALGAELVLTPAEQGMSGAVAAAKRIAEEQDAFVLGQFTNPQAVVAHYKTTGPEIFKDSVGKMDVLVAGVGSGSTITGVGRYLKERIPGFRVVAVEPAASPVLSGGKPGPHLIQGIGADFVPAILDRALLDEIIQMDGEEAIRTARLLMENGIMAGISTGSNVRAALDLAARPEMQDKNIVTFVCDTGERYMSTRLFQGI
- a CDS encoding nuclear transport factor 2 family protein: MKILQVTTVFIALVIALSGGLAHAKADTVALYTEAVMTGDIPALETLLAPNYWHINANGHIEDKEHFINTIKNKELVIDRLTFTNARTALISDAKLITGTGYLKAKATPALPEGLMRITVVVITNKGREQVVLFQATPVIATEDCNDGNCKIQ
- a CDS encoding YceI family protein; translated protein: MATWKNDPDHSHLGFVVRHLMITDINGRFADVAIDLETAKGDLSDAVFTMTAKAVSIDTHVHARDEHLRSPDFFDVAQHPEVTFQSSSVRLGPDHAGTITGLLEMRGTAREVTFNITASDRITNPINNKETQSFSITGEVNRSDFGIGPNIPAAIVGDRVKVAANFEVSPA